In Levilactobacillus brevis, the genomic window AACTTGGCCACCATGACCGCCGACAACGCGTGGCCAGCCAGCATCGTCCCATTCAACCTTTTGAATAGACGTTTCCCGGCCAAGTGTACTCCACCCGCGAGGATCATAAGCGGATTCGTTCTTGTGGTTCCAAGGACGAGAGACCAATGAAGCGTAGTACCATTCGCCACCTGGCGTGTTAACCAGAGCACCATGACCTTGCTTCTGTAAGTAGAAGTCCGGCGTGTCCATGTTGGTGATGAATGGACCATCTGGTTCGCTTTCGAAGGATAACTTGTCAAGCGTCTTGGAACGTGCAACCACTTCTTGGTGAGTAAAGACTGTCCCACCTTGGGCAGCGAACAGGTAGTAATACCCATTGATCTTGTACAGATGTGGCCCTTCAACCAATTTAACATCGGTCCCATTATACAGGTTCCGTGCCGTTTCTGGCTTCAATTGCATCGTATCCGTATCGAATTCAGTCAAGGTAATCCCGTCAAATGGGTGGTGGTATTCACGGTGATCCCAGGTTTGTTGAACCAGGTACTTGCGACCGTCATCATCGTGGAAGAGGGAAGCATCGAACCCAACACCGTTAACTCTGATTGGATCGGTCCATGGTCCCCGGATATCCGTCGCCGTCGTCAAGTAGTTGGTCATGTCCTTGAAAGGACCATCCGTAATCTTAACATCGGTGTAAATCAACCAAAACTTACCGTCAGCGTAGCTCAGATCTGGTGCCCAAATCCCACCAGAAGCTGGGTTACCAACCATGTCCAGCAATTTCGTCGTGGATAGCGGTGAAGGTAACAAGTTCCAGTGAACCATGTCCTTGGATTCATGCAGCCGAACACCAGGGAACCATTCAAACGTTGAGTTCGCAATGTAATACGTGTCATCAACCCGAATCATGCTAGGATCCGCGTTAAAACCAGGTAAAACGGGGTTTTGAATCTTCATAAAAGAATCTTCCTTTCCTTAACAAAATGTATGAATAGAAGCTTGTAACCTAGACTTCGTTTGCCTTCCGTTCAGCGTTAAGCTCTTCGTTCATCTTCTTAACGTCGTCGTCAGACAAGGTGTACTTGCTCATGATCCACATCGCAACCAGAGCCAAGATGATTGGTAACCAAACCATTGACCATTGGATACCCATCAAAGCACTAGAGGTTTGGGTCGTTTTAGTCCCATCAAACTTGAAGAAGGCGTTGATGTAACCAGGGATGATCCCACCAAGAGCCAGCCCAATCTTGAAGAACAGTCCCATGATGGCGTTGATAATTCCGGCAACCCGCTTCTTGGACTTGTATTCGCCGTAAGAAACAACTTCTGGAACCAATGACCACATGTAACCAGTAGCAGCCGTAATCCCCCATTGTTGTAAGAAACGACCAATGTAGCCCAGAGCCGTTGAATCTTTGAAGGAAGGCATTGACCATACCCACAGAACCAACGTCCCAACAATGAACAGCGCCAAGAAAGCGTAGAAGAATTGACGTTTCCCGATCTTCTTACGGATGATTGGCCATAAGAATACCAAGAAAATACCAGGAATAGAACCAACCAAGTTAATGGAAGCCATCCATTCGGAGTGACCAATGTTGTATTGCATGTAGAATGGCCATACGGTGTTCCCGAAGAACATGAAGGTAAAGCCAATCAGGAAGAAGGAACCTAACACTTGCAGTGGCTTGTTTTGCTTGAATTCATACCACAGGTCGGAGTATTTAACAGCAGCGGATTCCTTTTCAGTAGGTAAGACCCGTTCCTTGATTCCGAAGTACGTGCACATCAGCATAATGAAACCAATGATCATGTAAATTCCCATGACCAGGAAGTAAGCCTTCCCAGCCTTTGGTGAGGTGTAATCCCCTAAGTTCATGTGAATCCCGAAGAACCCAATATCTTTAGATTGTGGGTTAGGAGAAGCCATCTGAACAAATAATGGCAAGAACGTGTAAACCAGTAAGTTCCCGATGTTAGCTTCCGTCATCCGGACGGTCGTTAACGTCGAAACTTCATCGTTATCCCGCGTCAGTGAGGCGTTCAAGGCCCCATAAGGGATGTTAACGAAGGAGTAAATCAAGGCCGTTGCCAAGTAGGTGATGAAGGCATACATAACGCTGCCTCGAACCGCATCGATTGGCAGGAAAAGCATGGCGGCGAAGATTGTCATTGGAATCCCACAGTAAACCAGGTAAGGCCGGTATTTTCCGGACTTGAAGTTGTGCTTATCGACGAAGGCACCAACCCACGGATCCCAGAAAACATTGACCCAACGAACAACTAAGAAAATCGTGGCACCGACTGCGGCGGAAATCCCGTAAACAGTGGTTAAGTAGAAAAGTAACATGGACCCAATCGTACCAAAGATTAAGTTTTGCGCTAAATCCCCAGCACCATAACTAATTCGCTCACGCCAAGAAAGCTTGGCGAACTCGTCATTGGCATTGTCTTGAGTCTTTACGGCATCAGCCTGACTATTTGAGGCCATATGCGAAAACTCCTTTCGAAGGAAAAAGTTTGTAACGTCTTGGTAAAGACATTTGCCTTACGAAGACGTCCGCTAAAGTATGTGATCTGGTTGGTAGAAGCAACCAACCAAGGTAGGTAAAAAATTGCTGAATCTCAACAATGTTTCGAACAACTGACTCATTTAGGTCCCAGCGCTAAGTGGTCTTAAATGAATCCCACTCTCCTCTCCTTTTACCGAGTTGAGAGCTACGAGCTTAGTATGGCCAAACACTAACCCGCTGTTTTGTTTCGTTAGCTAACTACAATTGCATTGTAATCGCTTTCAGATAGAATGGCTATCTTATTTCGTGACTGTTTTTAGTTATTTTGTGACCTCCTCCACAAAATAAAAGCCCGGTAAATTAACCTTTTACCGAGCCGACCTGTCGCTTTGTGCACGTTAAACTACTCGAAGTAGCCGCCTTCCTTAACTGTTCGTACCCGCCGTTTTTGCTTCATCTGTCGCTGGTATTTACTAGGCGTTGTGCCAGACCATTTTTTAAATTGTTTGCTAAAGTTGGAAACGCTACTGGCGCCCATTAAATCCGCTACATCCTCGATAGAATGCTCCGGTGAGCCCAGCAGCATTTTAGCCTTATTGTACTTTTGACTTTCGATGTAATGAAGCGGCGTGACACCATAAACTTTCTTAAACGTCCGGTGGCCGTAACCACTACTGATTCCAATCTTTTGACAGATATCCCCGAAGGTAAAGTTAATTGCCTCGTCCTGCTCAATACGTTCTTTAATCAGCGTCGCAATTTGTCGGCTCGTCTTCGCTTCATTTTCCGTATACCGTGCCCCACGCCGCGTATCATACTCCTGTAAGCCCTCCGTTAAATCATAGAAGAATTCCAAAACCGCAATCTGAATTTTCAAATTGACCTGTTCCTTGCTGAGCTTCTGGTTGGCACTGTAAGCCACCATGCGTTTGGCAGTACGCACCGCAGATTTGGCAATCGGCTGATCGGCTGAAATGACCGTGTTCGCAATCTTACCAATGATTTCCGACTTTAGCGCTAGATTTTCAATGTTGAAATGGAAACAAATATAAGTCATATCCTGCTCAGCACTGCTATTTTGATTTGTGTGTACCGTTCCTGGCGAAATGATGATGGCTTCACCGGCGCCATAATCATAAGTCACCAAATTTTTTATTTCCGTCGTTTGATGACCATCAATGACCACCATCAATTCAAACGCTTGATGCTTCTGCTCAAAGAACTGCCAACCACCGGGAACTGTTCGCATGTGTCCACCGAATAAATATAGACTAGAATCCACGACCGGCAACGAAACAAAGCGTTTCATGCTAAAACCTCCTCACATCGTCGATCTACCGCTCTCGTGTAACCGCTTCACACTCTAACTATTATTATAATCAACGGGTTGGTAAAAATAAACAACCAACTTCTGGGATCTATGTAATGATCTAGTTATACGATAATTTATATTTTTCCATAATCGGTTCATCCCTACACTTGTGGGGAATACTTGACACACATCACCAGCCGGTCATCAGCGTTGGGATCACCCCCACACCTGTGGGGAATACCTGAACAAACTAAAGAAACAGAAGCAACTGAAGGGATCACCCCCACACCTGTGGGGAATACGATTCGCTGAAAATAATAGTCACCCAGCCACGGGGATCACCCCCACACCTGTGGGGAATACTTACGTGTAGCCCTGCCTTAACCGCATTGGCGATAGGATCACCCCCACACCTGTGGGGAATACGGGTTGAATGAGATGTTCGAATGAACGATTTAAGGATCACCCCCACACCTGTGGGGAATACATATCGATGATCCGCCATTTGCGGCGGCTGATAGGATCACCCCCACACCTGTGGGGAATACCCCAGCGGCGGTCCACATCTCCTTGCCACCTTTGGATCACCCCCACACCTGTGGGGAATACGCTCCCTACTCGCCCGGCTTGATACTTCCCGCGGGATCACCCCCACACCTGTGGGGAATACCATGAGACGGGGCGTAGTGGTCACTGATCCCAAGGATCACCCCCACACCTGTGGGGAATACACTAAACAATCCCTGTCACACCGGCATTCTACTTTTCCAAATACCTCTATTTTAGTCAGTTTGTTATTTCCAGCATACAGCAGTCATCCGTGATTCACAATAAAAAGGCCCGTCATTTTCACTACCCTATCCGCCATAAAAAAATACCAAAAAACGCCTCTCAATATTAAGCAAAATTGCTTCAATCAAGAGACGTTTCTCGCCACTATAAAATTGGGGATAGCAACCGCGAAGCCGTCTGTTTGAACTTCAAATATAGCGACTGTTGGTCAAACATTTCCGGTGTAATCAGCTCGCTATGGGCCATATCCTGTTCAAAGATATTCTCCAACTGGCAAGCGATGCCCTCGTCATAAATGAAGGCGTTAATTTCGAAATTTAACTTGAAACTCCGATAGTCCATGTTAGCCGATCCCACCGAAGCAATTCGGCCATCGACAACGATGGTCTTGGCGTGAATAAAGCCATTATGATAGTAATAAATCTTCACACCATCGTCGGCCAGTTGCCGCGCGTAATACTGCGTCGCCCGGTAAACAAACGCGTGGTCTGGTTTATCCGGAATCATAATCCGCACGTCAATCCCCGCCATCGCGGCAATCCGCAGGGAGTCCAACACACTATCATCGGGAATCAGATATGGCGTCTGAATCCACAACGTTTTTTCCGCCGTTTGAATCAAGCGCATATAGCCCATTTTGATTTGCTGCAGGTCGGAATCCGGCCCACTCGACACAATCTGTAGACTGGTATTCCCCTTCACCTTGCTGAGTGGGAAGTAACGCGTATCAATCTTCCGGTCATTGAAGGGATGGTCCTTATCCGTGGCATTCCAATCCAGCATGAAGCGCGCCTGCAGGGAAAAGACACCGGACCCCACGATTCTCAGATGCGTGTCACGCCAGTAGCCGAATTTTTCCTTCCGGCCGAGGTACTGGTCGCCAATGTTAAAGCCGCCAACGTAACCTACTTGGCCATCAATCGTCACAATCTTTCGGTGATCCCGGAAGTTCAGTCGAAAGTCAATGACGGCCGAACGGGTGCCCAGAAATGGCTCAACGTGGCCACCGACCGCCATCAGCGGCTTGAAGAAACTCTTCCAAGTGCCCATCGACCCCCAAGGATCGTAAATCACCCGAACTTCCACACCCGCGGCGGCCTTTTTAACCAGTAAGTTTAGAACCTCATTTCCAATCTTATCGTTATAAAAGGTGTAAAATTCAATATGAATACTGGAATGGGCACGTTCGATGTCCTCCAGCATGGTATGAAATAACGCGTGGCCATCGGTAAAAATTTTCACTCGATTCTGTCGAGCCAGAAACGCCTGATCCGTTTCCATAAACATGTTTACCATATTGATAACCGAGTGGCTAATCTTATCAGCCGGCATAATCTCGGTCCCTAACTGCTCGCGCTGCTGGGTCAAGCGTTCATTTAG contains:
- a CDS encoding AraC family transcriptional regulator; the encoded protein is MKRFVSLPVVDSSLYLFGGHMRTVPGGWQFFEQKHQAFELMVVIDGHQTTEIKNLVTYDYGAGEAIIISPGTVHTNQNSSAEQDMTYICFHFNIENLALKSEIIGKIANTVISADQPIAKSAVRTAKRMVAYSANQKLSKEQVNLKIQIAVLEFFYDLTEGLQEYDTRRGARYTENEAKTSRQIATLIKERIEQDEAINFTFGDICQKIGISSGYGHRTFKKVYGVTPLHYIESQKYNKAKMLLGSPEHSIEDVADLMGASSVSNFSKQFKKWSGTTPSKYQRQMKQKRRVRTVKEGGYFE
- the cls gene encoding cardiolipin synthase codes for the protein MLIFEIVVVINAALAFVTVFREKRDIAATWAWMLVLVLLPVVGFIAYAFIGRKLPKGRMFRLQHQVAVQLNERLTQQREQLGTEIMPADKISHSVINMVNMFMETDQAFLARQNRVKIFTDGHALFHTMLEDIERAHSSIHIEFYTFYNDKIGNEVLNLLVKKAAAGVEVRVIYDPWGSMGTWKSFFKPLMAVGGHVEPFLGTRSAVIDFRLNFRDHRKIVTIDGQVGYVGGFNIGDQYLGRKEKFGYWRDTHLRIVGSGVFSLQARFMLDWNATDKDHPFNDRKIDTRYFPLSKVKGNTSLQIVSSGPDSDLQQIKMGYMRLIQTAEKTLWIQTPYLIPDDSVLDSLRIAAMAGIDVRIMIPDKPDHAFVYRATQYYARQLADDGVKIYYYHNGFIHAKTIVVDGRIASVGSANMDYRSFKLNFEINAFIYDEGIACQLENIFEQDMAHSELITPEMFDQQSLYLKFKQTASRLLSPIL
- a CDS encoding glycoside hydrolase family 43 protein, giving the protein MKIQNPVLPGFNADPSMIRVDDTYYIANSTFEWFPGVRLHESKDMVHWNLLPSPLSTTKLLDMVGNPASGGIWAPDLSYADGKFWLIYTDVKITDGPFKDMTNYLTTATDIRGPWTDPIRVNGVGFDASLFHDDDGRKYLVQQTWDHREYHHPFDGITLTEFDTDTMQLKPETARNLYNGTDVKLVEGPHLYKINGYYYLFAAQGGTVFTHQEVVARSKTLDKLSFESEPDGPFITNMDTPDFYLQKQGHGALVNTPGGEWYYASLVSRPWNHKNESAYDPRGWSTLGRETSIQKVEWDDAGWPRVVGGHGGQVEVEAPKDAILTKAPKDHSQHDEFDKPELDLNWNTLRQPFTKKLGTVGNGELKLVGNQSLSSTFDVSYVARRWQAFNFDAETKVKFDPFTYQQMAGLANFYNDKHYSSIFITWDEKKGHVIEVAQNDNNNYTSYLKDDAIAIPEGTEYVWFRTKVRKQSYTYEYSFDGKKWETVPVELDAAILSDDYVLQTSGGFFTGAFVGLYAVDYAGYGQTATFDHFDYQELPDKVSSESQLVSES
- a CDS encoding MFS transporter; the encoded protein is MASNSQADAVKTQDNANDEFAKLSWRERISYGAGDLAQNLIFGTIGSMLLFYLTTVYGISAAVGATIFLVVRWVNVFWDPWVGAFVDKHNFKSGKYRPYLVYCGIPMTIFAAMLFLPIDAVRGSVMYAFITYLATALIYSFVNIPYGALNASLTRDNDEVSTLTTVRMTEANIGNLLVYTFLPLFVQMASPNPQSKDIGFFGIHMNLGDYTSPKAGKAYFLVMGIYMIIGFIMLMCTYFGIKERVLPTEKESAAVKYSDLWYEFKQNKPLQVLGSFFLIGFTFMFFGNTVWPFYMQYNIGHSEWMASINLVGSIPGIFLVFLWPIIRKKIGKRQFFYAFLALFIVGTLVLWVWSMPSFKDSTALGYIGRFLQQWGITAATGYMWSLVPEVVSYGEYKSKKRVAGIINAIMGLFFKIGLALGGIIPGYINAFFKFDGTKTTQTSSALMGIQWSMVWLPIILALVAMWIMSKYTLSDDDVKKMNEELNAERKANEV